One Panicum virgatum strain AP13 chromosome 9K, P.virgatum_v5, whole genome shotgun sequence genomic region harbors:
- the LOC120647633 gene encoding mediator of RNA polymerase II transcription subunit 12-like isoform X1, with translation MQRYTGAAGNTAAFSGGAPGARDTARLEGSPFSSSSSNYTVSSRRQQQLAPYKLKCDKEPLNNKLGPPDFYPQTPNCPEETLTKEYAQAGYKETVEGIEEAREIVLSQIPHFCKPDVVVKCKEALKKRLRAINESRAQKRKAGQVYGVPLSGSLLIKSGVYPEQRPSNEDTRRKWAEALAQPNKRLRSLSEHVPHGYRRKSLFEVLTRYNVPLLRATWFVKVTYLNQLQARPTPNSISAGASDNQRSNQWTKDVVEYLQQILDELCSKEGAVVPPSFREQSSPGLSGINQIKMKTEASPAGGDVEEPLVHYKWRYMVRLIQWHLTEELLVPSVLIEWLSNQLQERDSVDVLELLLPIVLGLVDTITLSQTYVRIFVELLIRRLNDASVVDSPKRPSVSSVIAELLRYMVLAVPDTFVSLDSFPLPSFVVPDVYGRGALLKITGGGGIASSKRLDAYRYLSCGYAVCSIQKRASDLATVANPNLQVRGAAKVVQTLDKALVTGNLSMAYSSLFNDLSDALMEERWIKEVSPCLQSSLMWIGTVELSLICSIFFLCEWATCEYRDCRASPRQNIKFTGRRDLSQIHLAVSILKNKMDELNNLSRSKSSNRITMNNNVKGSSLNDGFLVAAAVNDSSGLRSNAKNVDEKKDMNDIFESPGPLHDIIVCWLDQHEVSSAAGFTRVDVLIVELIRNGIFYPQAYVRQLIISGISDKNDTMLDVERKKRHHRTLKQLPGSSLFDILEETRTGEEQQLYEMMSTYSNERRLVLSELSCGPSFYASSRGEHSSSSGIRKQNDHTVASGGDKHGRVPEQVEDVKALVSSLLSFTYPHPVESEPCQIKTSFQESSTSTLSQVETREAKNGCEDCMRSEGQKLDDGATPFQGFPLIQSDEEDIWWVRKGTKLHESFNVEPAQKSVKPTSRGRAKVVRKTQSLAQLAAARIEGSQGASTSHVCESKLSCPHHKPNSDGDNVKDFDHTRMENLTEIGKSLKRLRLIERRSVSLWLLKSIRQLIEGTEMTASKTTNSISTLSLQADDKSVSKWRLGDEELMSVLYVLDTCCDLVSGARFLVWLLAKIRSGLGSSGQPGRSSMHMRNREHQVCQVSEALVLSSLLRYENILLATDILPDVLSASVNRNSVSAAARHPGSAAFAYVRYFLKKYRDVASVARWEKNFRTTCDQRLLAELDNGRSIDGDLVSSSGISAGDEFDEQVRQKLNGRSSRLFQNMKEIVQRQADEVQRSLKEKKVLAAPKSPPSFEKEDSYQISHDIVLGLVECIRQNGGANPDGDLSIVVSAVSAVVVNAGHMIAKHLDFAGGNYQGVNSVSNSLNFVRHTLHIHINSLCLLKESLGDRFSRVFEIALAVEASAAVTAAFAPAKIHRNQFQPSPETHDAYGNNTSDLGNSGKSFVGRTAKVAAAVSALVVGAIVHGAVSLERMVSALKIKDGLDILQLLRGLKSTNGVSRPTGTFRMENSTEVSAHWFRILLGNCRTVYDGLIADILGDSYIIALSRLQQTLPLSVIFPPAYSIFAMVLWRRYIFNREDPQLFQSLSNAINDITRHQPFREICFRNTHQLYNLLACDVGDSEFAAMLESHNPDRNSKILPFIPLRARLFLNALVDCNTPTTTQGDGASEPCDPKDNELKLSERLMQLLDTLQPAKFHWQWVEMRLLLDEQALMEKVAAGKTALESLRSLSPNAEGFALSDSEKGFTEVILSRLLARPDAAPLYSEVVHLLGKLQESLVMDVKWILQGQDAILGRRSTRQQLVHIAQRKGLSTKAQVWKPWGWSSLLSDVIANKTAKRKLEVTSIEEGEVVDDTVDAKRPSKISSHSVDRSFEGIRSINKYLTEKALAELVLPCIDRSSADIRGILSGDLIKQMGAISEHIKGISRNSAKQAGSVSSGNEMPSSKSSGRKGIRGGSPNIGRRTPVGNDPSPPSASALRAALWLRLQFIIRLLPVIMADRSMRHTLASAILGLLATRMIYEDADLPLPPTNATALRREVDSLLEPPLDVLLDRPGESLFERLLSVLHALLGSCKPSWLKSRSASKSIIRTQRDFSAFDNEAAEDLQSALDHMELPETIRRRIQAAMPILPPSQHPCIQCQPPQLSLAALTPLQSCTSSAGPQQKSSCASWVPTNVSRRSKTVLPSHDPEMEVDPWALLEDGTSCPSTSSGSSGTSGVTGDHANLKACSWLKGTVRVRRTELTYIGSLDDDS, from the exons ATGCAAAGGTACACGGGCGCCGCCGGCAATACTGCTGCCTttagcggcggcgcgcccggtgCCAGGGATACTGCAAGGTTGGAGGGCTCACCcttctcctcatcctcctccaacTACACCGTCAGCTCAAG GAGGCAACAACAGCTAGCTCCGTACAAGCTAAAGTGTGACAAAGAGCCACTTAATAACAA GCTTGGGCCACCTGACTTCTATCCACAGACGCCAAACTGTCCTGAAGAGACATTAACCAAAGAGTATGCACAAGCTGGGTATAAGGAGACTGTTGAAGGAATCGAG GAAGCTAGAGAGATTGTACTTAGCCAGATCCCGCACTTTTGCAAGCCAGATGTCGTCGTAAAATGCAAGGAG GCACTAAAGAAGAGGTTAAGAGCTATCAACGAATCTCGTGCTCAAAAGAGAAAG GCTGGCCAAGTTTATGGAGTTCCTCTTTCTGGATCTCTATTGATCAAGTCTGGAGTTTACCCGGAGCAAAGGCCATCTAATGAGGACACACGCAGAAAATGGGCTGAG GCTCTTGCTCAGCCAAACAAGCGGCTGCGTTCACTATCTGAGCATGTTCCTCATGGTTATCGTAGGAAATCACTTTTTGAAGTTCTCACTCGATATAATGTCCCATTGTTAAGGGCAACATGGTTTGTGAAAGTCACATACCTCAATCAG CTACAGGCCCGTCCGACACCAAACAGTATTTCAGCTGGTGCTTCTGATAATCAGCGATCTAATCAGTGGACAAAGGATGTTGTTGAATATTTACAACAGATTTTGGACGAGCTTTGTTCGAAAGAGGGTGCTGTTGTACCTCCATCTTTTAGAGAGCAGTCATCACCAGGACTTTCTGGtatcaatcaaataaaaatgaaaactgAAGCATCCCCAGCTGGTGGAGATGTTGAAGAACCCTTGGTGCACTACAAATGGCGGTATATGGTTCGTCTCATCCAATGGCATCTCACAGAAGAATTGCTTGTTCCGTCGGTACTTATCGAATGGTTATCTAACCAGCTTCAG GAGAGAGATTCGGTTGATGTTTTAGAGCTTCTTTTGCCTATTGTGCTTGGTCTGGTTGACACCATTACTCTCTCACAAACATATGTGCGCATTTTCGTGGAGCTACTAATTAGACGTCTCAATGATGCTTCTGTTGTGGACAGTCCAAAAAGGCCATCAGTTTCTTCTGTTATAGCAGAGTTATTGCGATACATGGTACTAGCAGTGCCAGATACATTTGTTTCTCTGGATAGCTTTCCACTTCCGTCATTTGTGGTTCCTGATGTATATGGTAGAGGTGCTTTGTTGAAGATAACTGGTGGTGGTGGAATTGCTAGTTCTAAGAGGCTAGATGCTTATCGTTACTTGTCTTGTGGTTATGCTGTTTGTTCAATCCAGAAACGTGCATCTGATCTTGCAACTGTTGCCAACCCTAACCTTCAAGTGCGTGGTGCAGCCAAAGTGGTACAGACTTTGGACAAAGCTCTTGTCACAGGAAATTTGTCAATGGCATACTCTTCACTCTTTAATGATTTATCTGATGCGTTAATGGAAGAGAGATGGATTAAAGAAGTCAGCCCCTGTTTACAGTCTTCTCTGATGTGGATTGGGACTGTTGAGCTATCCCTAATCTGTTCCATATTTTTCCTTTGTGAATGGGCGACATGTGAATACCGTGATTGCCGTGCATCTCCCCGTCAGAATATAAAATTTACAGGAAGAAGGGATTTGTCTCAGATACATTTGGCAGTGTCTATCTTGAAGAATAAAATGGACGAGTTGAATAACTTGTCTCGTTCTAAGAGTAGCAATCGCATTACCATGAATAATAATGTTAAAGGTTCTTCATTGAATGATGGTTTTTTGGTAGCAGCTGCCGTCAATGATTCTTCTGGATTAAGAAGTAATGCGAAGAATGTGGATGAGAAGAAGGATATGAACGATATCTTTGAAAGCCCTGGTCCACTGCATGATATTATTGTATGTTGGTTGGATCAGCATGAGGTTAGCAGTGCTGCAGGTTTTACGCGGGTGGATGTTCTTATTGTAGAACTTATCCGCAATGGTATATTTTATCCTCAGGCTTATGTCAGGCAGCTAATTATTAGTGGAATTTCTGACAAGAATGACACAATGTTGGATGTTGAAAGGAAAAAGAGGCATCACAGAACTTTAAAGCAACTTCCAGGATCTTCTTTATTTGATATTCTTGAGGAAACTAGAACTGGTGAAGAGCAACAATTATATGAGATGATGTCAACATACTCTAACGAGCGCCGCCTTGTTCTTTCTGAACTTTCATGTGGTCCCTCATTTTATGCAAGTAGCAGAGGTGAGCATAGTTCAAGTTCAGGCATTCGGAAGCAGAATGACCATACAGTTGCATCAGGAGGTGATAAGCATGGAAGGGTGCCAGAACAAGTTGAAGATGTAAAAGCCCTAGTGTCAAGTCTGTTGAGTTTTACATATCCTCACCCAGTGGAATCAGAACCATGCCAAATCAAAACAAGCTTTCAGGAATCATCAACTTCAACCCTCTCTCAAGTTGAAACTAGAGAAGCAAAAAATGGATGTGAGGATTGTATGAGGTCCGAGGGTCAGAAATTGGATGATGGCGCCACTCCATTCCAAGGGTTTCCATTGATTCAATCAGACGAGGAAGATATTTGGTGGGTTAGGAAAGGGACAAAGTTACATGAATCTTTCAATGTTGAACCTGCACAGAAGTCTGTTAAGCCAACTTCTAGGGGTAGGGCAAAAGTGGTCCGCAAAACACAAAGTCTTGCACAGCTTGCAGCTGCTAGAATTGAAGGTAGCCAGGGGGCGTCTACTAGTCATGTTTGTGAAAGCAAGCTGAGCTGTCCCCACCATAAACCCAATAGTGATGGTGACAATGTCAAAGATTTTGATCACACGAGGATGGAAAATCTGACTGAAATTGGAAAGTCACTAAAAAGACTTAGATTGATTGAAAGACGATCTGTTTCTTTGTGGTTGTTGAAATCAATAAGACAACTTATTGAAGGAACTGAAATGACAGCTTCTAAAACTACCAATTCCATAAGCACCCTTTCCTTACAGGCTGATGATAAATCTGTATCCAAATGGAGGCTAGGTGATGAAGAATTGATGTCAGTTCTCTATGTACTGGATACATGCTGTGATTTAGTATCTGGTGCTAGGTTCCTTGTATGGTTGCTGGCAAAAATTCGTAGTGGATTGGGCTCCTCAGGCCAACCTGGGAGGAGTTCTATGCATATGAGGAACAGAGAACACCAAGTTTGTCAGGTCAGCGAGGCGCTTGTGCTCTCATCTCTACTTAG GTATGAGAACATACTTCTTGCGACTGATATCTTGCCTGATGTTCTGAGTGCTTCAGTGAACAGAAATTCTGTGTCAGCAGCTGCCAGGCATCCTGGTTCAGCAGCTTTTGCTTATGTCCGATACTTTTTGAAGAAATACAGAGACGTGGCTAGCGTGGCTAGGTGGGAGAAAAACTTTCGGACCACATGTGACCAGCGACTGTTAGCTGAGCTTGATAATGGGAGGTCAATTGATGGCGATTTGGTTTCTTCTTCGGGGATTTCAGCAGGTGACGAGTTTGATGAGCAGGTGCGCCAAAAGTTGAATGGACGGAGTTCAAGACTTTTTCAGAATATGAAAGAGATAGTGCAGCGGCAAGCTGATGAGGTTCAACGCAGTTTAAAGGAAAAGAAAGTTCTTGCTGCACCCAAGAGTCCACCCTCTTTCGAGAAAGAAGATAGTTATCAGATTTCACATGACATTGTTTTGGGCTTAGTAGAATGTATCAGGCAAAATGGGGGTGCAAATCCAGATGGAGACCTGTCAATAGTTGTTTCTGCTGTTTCTGCAGTTGTTGTGAATGCTGGCCATATGATAGCAAAGCATTTGGATTTTGCAGGAGGTAATTATCAAGGTGTTAATTCTGTGAGTAATTCACTAAATTTTGTTCGACACACTTTGCATATCCACATAAATTCTCTTTGCTTACTGAAAGAATCTCTTGGGGATCGCTTCAGTCGTGTATTTGAAATAGCTCTGGCAGTTGAAGCTTCTGCAGCTGTTACAGCAGCTTTTGCTCCTGCAAAGATACACCGCAATCAGTTTCAACCTTCTCCTGAGACCCATGATGCATATGGAAATAATACAAGTGACCTCGGCAACTCGGGGAAAAGTTTTGTTGGGAGGACTGCAAAAGTAGCTGCTGCTGTTTCTGCTCTTGTTGTGGGGGCTATTGTTCATGGAGCCGTTAGCCTTGAGCGGATGGTTTCTGCTTTAAAAATAAAAGATGGTTTGGACATTCTGCAGCTCCTAAGAGGTTTGAAAAGTACAAACGGCGTATCCCGTCCTACTGGAACTTTCAGGATGGAGAATTCCACAGAAGTTTCGGCACATTGGTTTAGGATTCTATTGGGGAACTGCAGAACTGTCTATGATGGGCTTATTGCTGATATTCTTGGTGACTCATACATTATTGCACTCTCAAGGTTGCAGCAGACTCTTCCTTTGAGTGTGATCTTTCCTCCAGCCTACTCAATTTTTGCAATGGTTCTTTGGAGACGATATATTTTTAACCGTGAAGATCCACAGCTTTTTCAGTCTCTATCAAATGCAATAAACGATATTACCAGACATCAGCCCTTTCGGGAGATCTGCTTCCGTAATACACATCAGCTATATAATCTTCTGGCTTGTGATGTTGGTGATTCGGAGTTTGCAGCAATGCTTGAAAGTCATAACCCTGACAGGAATTCAAAAATACTACCGTTTATACCTCTCCGTGCCCGTCTTTTTCTGAATGCTCTCGTTGATTGCAACACACCAACGACTACTCAGGGGGATGGTGCTTCAGAACCTTGTGACCCCAAAGATAATGAGTTAAAGCTCTCAGAGAGGCTTATGCAACTACTTGATACTCTTCAGCCTGCAAAGTTCCATTGGCAATGGGTTGAGATGAGGCTTCTTTTAGATGAACAGGCTCTTATGGAAAAAGTTGCAGCAGGCAAAACAGCACTTGAATCACTTCGGTCACTGTCCCCTAACGCTGAGGGTTTTGCCCTCTCTGATAGTGAGAAAGGGTTTACTGAAGTCATCCTATCAAGGCTACTTGCTAGACCTGATGCTGCTCCTCTCTACTCTGAAGTTGTCCACCTTCTTGGAAAGCTTCAGGAGTCACTTGTTATGGATGTGAAATGGATCTTACAAGGGCAAGATGCTATTCTTGGGCGCAGGTCAACAAGACAGCAACTTGTTCATATTGCCCAACGAAAAGGGCTTTCAACAAAGGCACAAGTTTGGAAACCATGGGGTTGGTCCAGCTTGCTCAGTGATGTCATTGCTAATAAAACTGCAAAAAGGAAGTTGGAAGTCACATCAATTGAGGAAGGAGAAGTTGTGGATGACACTGTTGATGCTAAACGGCCTAGCAAGATTTCCTCCCATAGTGTGGATAGAAGCTTTGAAGGGATTAGAtctataaataaatatttaactGAGAAAGCCCTTGCTGAATTAGTATTGCCATGCATCGACAGAAGTTCTGCTGATATCCGTGGTATACTTTCTGGTGATTTGATCAAACAGATGGGAGCCATTAGTGAGCATATCAAAGGAATATCACGAAATAGTGCTAAACAAGCCGGTTCAGTTTCTTCAGGAAATGAGATGCCATCAAGCAAATCCAGTGGTCGTAAAGGAATTCGAGGTGGAAGTCCAAATATTGGCAGAAGAACTCCAGTTGGTAATGATCCAAGTCCTCCTTCAGCATCCGCTCTGCGGGCAGCGTTGTGGTTACGACTCCAATTCATCATTAGGTTGCTTCCAGTAATCATGGCAGACAG GAGCATGAGACATACACTTGCTTCTGCAATTCTTGGCCTGCTTGCAACACGCATGATTTATGAAGATGCAGATTTGCCCCTTCCTCCTACCAATGCAACTGCTTTGAGGCGGGAGGTGGATTCCTTGCTGGAGCCTCCCCTGGATGTCCTGCTTGATCGCCCTGGTGAAAGTCTTTTTGAGAGGCTTTTATCTGTACTCCATGCACTGCTTGGCAGCTGCAAACCAAGTTGGCTGAAGTCAAGGTCAGCCTCTAAgtcaattattcgaactcagcgAGATTTCTCCGCGTTTGATAATGAAGCAGCTGAGGACTTGCAG TCTGCATTGGATCACATGGAGTTGCCTGAAACAATCAGGCGGAGGATCCAAGCAGCAATGCCTATTCTGCCCCCATCCCAGCACCCTTGTATACAGTGCCAACCTCCTCAGTTGTCGTTGGCTGCATTAACACCACTCCAGAGCTGTACATCAAGTGCAGGTCCTCAACAGAAAAGTAGTTGTGCGAGTTGGGTGCCTACCAATGTCTCGAGGAGAAGCAAGACGGTATTGCCTTCTCATGATCCTGAGATGGAGGTAGATCCTTGGGCTTTGCTGGAAGATGGCACAAGCTGTCCCTCCACGTCATCTGGAAGCAGTGGTACGAGTGGCGTGACGGGTGACCATGCTAATTTGAAAGCGTGCAGCTGGCTCAAGGGTACTGTGAGGGTGAGGAGGACAGAACTGACCTACATTGGGTCTCTAGATGATGACAGCTGA